The following proteins are co-located in the Vigna unguiculata cultivar IT97K-499-35 chromosome 9, ASM411807v1, whole genome shotgun sequence genome:
- the LOC114163948 gene encoding uncharacterized protein LOC114163948 — MAAGTMATAAGAAVVLYYVLSRRLSRKAEEDSEDHGGGSDVSKSSRSVRRRRLSRRPAQAPATLLESIVTLSETLRFTYSETFGKWPIGDLAFGINYFMRKQGNLAVASVYAGSDSVQLKGDEIIVELYELLRLLTLCMLFSKKPFPVFLDSAGFSLDDVLIQKPKAGLLKPAFTIIRDTQSKCLLLLIRGTHSIKDTLTAATGAVVPFHHSVLNDGGISNLVLGYAHCGMVAAARWIAKLCTPTLLKALDEFPDFKVKVVGHSLGGGTAALLTYILREQKEFSSSTCVTFAPAACMTWELAESGKHFITTIINGSDLVPTFSTSSIDDLRSEVTASSWLNDLRDQVEHTKVLNVVYRSATALGSRLPSISSARARVAGAGAILWPVTSSTQVVMRRAQSVAEAVVRTRSSLSSWSCMSARRRNVGPSLNSKSEDLSEASVISARNTESVMTEEVIVEPMLKDENTSSSGGSGHDDTDEEEPLLPANQDITATAVDELTEGQLWYELEKELQKQDNVMNIDAQEEEAAAAKEITEEESQIVDAAAECSSSSITTSDNLDSHRFYPPGRIMHIVPVPSSDESNSNSNSNSDDPIEEHVCLYETPRELYSKLRLSRTMINDHYMPMYKKMMELLIRELEKDKDISCNILN; from the exons ATGGCGGCGGGGACAATGGCTACGGCGGCCGGGGCGGCGGTGGTGCTGTATTATGTGCTGAGCCGGCGGCTGTCGCGGAAGGCGGAGGAGGACAGCGAGGATCACGGAGGCGGCAGCGACGTGTCGAAATCGAGCAGATCGGTGCGCCGGAGAAGGCTTTCGAGGCGGCCGGCGCAGGCTCCGGCGACGCTGCTGGAGTCGATCGTAACGCTGTCGGAGACTCTGAGGTTCACGTATTCCGAGACTTTCGGGAAGTGGCCAATCGGCGATTTGGCCTTCGGCATCAACTACTTCATGCGCAAGCAG GGTAATTTGGCAGTTGCAAGTGTCTATGCTGGGAGTGATTCTGTGCAGCTCAAAGGGGATGAGATAATTGTGGAGCTGTACGAGTTGTTGAGGCTTTTGACTTTGTGTATGCTTTTCTCTAAGAAGCCATTTCCTGTGTTTTTAGATTCTGCTGGGTTTTCCCTTGATGATGTGCTCATTCAGAAACCGAAAGCTGGG CTTCTGAAGCCTGCATTTACTATTATACGTGATACACAATCAAAATGTTTACTTCTACTAATCCGGGGAACTCATAGCATAAAGGATACACTGACTGCTGCAACTGGTGCCGTAGTCCCTTTTCACCATTCAGTTTTAAATGATGGTGGGATTAGCAACTTGGTTTTGGGATATGCTCATTGTGGCATGGTTGCTGCTGCTAGATGGATTGCAAAGCTTTGCACTCCTACCTTACTTAAGGCTCTTGATGAATTTCCAGACTTCAAAGTCAAG GTTGTTGGGCACTCACTTGGTGGTGGTACTGCTGCGCTATTGACCTATATTCTTAGAGAGCAGAAAGAGTTCTCTTCAAGCACATGTGTCACTTTTGCTCCAG CTGCCTGTATGACATGGGAGTTAGCAGAATCAGGAAAACACTTTATCACAACCATTATAAATGGTTCTGATTTGGTGCCAACATTTTCAACTTCATCCATTGATGATCTCCGATCTGAG gtCACTGCATCCTCTTGGTTGAATGATCTACGGGATCAGGTTGAACATACGAAGGTCCTGAATGTTGTCTACCGATCTGCAACTGCACTTGGATCTCGCTTACCATCTATTTCTAGTGCAAGAGCTAGGGTGGCTGGTGCTGGTGCTATTCTGTGGCCAGTAACCAGTAGCACACAG GTTGTGATGAGGCGTGCACAGAGTGTAGCTGAGGCTGTTGTCAGAACTCGGTCATCACTGTCATCATGGTCTTGCATGAGTGCGCGCCGCCGAAATGTTGGTCCATCATTAAACTCTAAGTCAGAGGATTTAAGTGAAGCATCTGTAATATCTGCAAGGAACACAGAATCTGTTATGACTGAAGAGGTAATAGTAGAACCTATGCTTAAGGATGAAAATACATCCTCAAGTGGAGGATCTGGCCATGATGACACAGATGAAGAAGAGCCACTCCTTCCTGCTAATCAAGACATTACTGCAACAGCTGTTGACGAATTAACAGAAGGCCAATTATGGTATGAGCTCGAGAAGGAGCTTCAAAAGCAGGATAATGTAATGAACATTGATGCTCAAGAAGAAGAGGCGGCTGCAGCAAAAGAGATCACAGAAGAAGAGAGTCAAATTGTTGATGCTGCTGCAGAATGCAGTAGCAGTTCAATCACTACATCAGACAACTTGGATAGCCATCGATTTTACCCCCCTGGCAGGATCATGCATATTGTTCCTGTACCTTCATCGGatgaatcaaattcaaattcaaattcaaattctgaTGACCCTATAGAAGAACATGTATGCTTATATGAAACTCCCAGAGAGCTGTACAGCAAGCTCAGACTTTCAAGAACCATGATAAATGATCATTACATGCCAATGTATAAGAAGATGATGGAACTATTAATACGAGAACTagagaaagataaagatatCAGTTGTAATATCTTGAattaa